In Cheilinus undulatus linkage group 24, ASM1832078v1, whole genome shotgun sequence, a single window of DNA contains:
- the mcf2la gene encoding guanine nucleotide exchange factor DBS isoform X3, whose amino-acid sequence MALNRVSQLCHDITRLWLQLKMITDDIVHREHGPLCAEIGSELQKQFAILPGGRGINGSPVMVFPEFPAFSELEEEEFQNVLSYLTSVPSVTASGEGFILVIDRRLDRWAAVRTTLLRIAGSFPGNLHLVLVLRPNTFLQRTLSDFLFKFNKDEFKMKVVMLSSVTELHAYIDPGQLTTELGGTQEYCHESWISHRTAIEAFALMVKTTAQTLQAFGTELAETELPNDAEATTNLLHVHMLKKDTMKEDLQVALSQGGRLLECINEPLQTDPDYSMTYDELENLATVQRLLGQLDETETAFDDFWERHRTKLEQCLQLRHFEQHFREVRSQLDSTSERLSGFSEVSVNPAHAEHVLRELSGHESKACDVLDCALSLASEGDRLIENSHYAEDSIRPKCSELRGVCEEISSTLRGKKNMLLRAMELHHALEKASRWCEEGIFLLASQPVDRCQSQDGAEAALQELERYLDTAPLHTLLDRGAICCQYEAVLTPQLRDQVEKVFQKQTSVQEMFEKRRVSLKKLAAKQTRPVQPVAPRPEVKSPLSSPNQQRKERRYSADNVICKKVESPVQNGGTRHASLSEEEENLAVLRRHVMNELLETERAYVEELLCVLEGYAAEMDNPAMAHLIPNTLISKKDVLFGNMSEIYQFHKRTFLKELEAYTDCPELVGRCFLERMKDLQIYEAYCQNKPRSESLWRQCSDCAFFQECQKKLEHKLGLDSYLLKPVQRITKYQLLLKELLKYSKGCDGCDDLQEALSSILGILKAVNDSMHLIAITGYEGNLSELGRLLMQGSFSVWTEHKKGHAKVKDLARFKPMQRHLFLHEKALLFCKRREENGEGYEKAPSYSFKHSLSMSAVGITENAKGDNKKFEIWCNSRDEVFIVQAPTPEIKTAWVNEIRKVLTQQLQACRDASQQKISDAVSPSPTSNNSSISLSPFRSNGQKNQKKQEEKKVEPSTISEVNSSPKHKDEPVTSPTTDRSSVAKKRFTLQGFSNLKSPKGSALSPEHASKRHMVKSDPTPFGFKGRWLLSHHRGHHRLPSIIQWSPVSPLRLCLM is encoded by the exons ATGACATCGTGCACAGAGAACACGGCCCGCTGTGTGCCGAGATCGGCTCCGAGCTCCAGAAGCAGTTTGCCATCCTGCCAG GCGGCCGCGGGATAAATGGCAGCCCCGTCATGGTCTTCCCAGAATTCCCGGCCTTCAGCGagttggaggaggaggagttccAGAACGTGCTCAGCTACCTCACCAGCGTCCCGAG CGTTACAGCCTCAGGAGAGGGTTTCATCCTGGTCATCGACAGACGACTGGACCGATGGGCCGCCGTCAGGACTACCCTGCTCCGCATCGCT GGTTCATTTCCAGGGAACTTGCACTTGGTTCTGGTGTTACGTCCCAATACTTTTCTCCAGCGGACTCTGTCAGACTTCTTGTTCAAGTTCAACAAGGATGAGTTCAAAATGAAG GTGGTGATGCTGAGTTCGGTGACTGAGCTTCACGCTTATATCGACCCGGGACAGCTGACCACAGAGCTGGGAGGCACGCAGGAGTACTGCCATGAGAGCTGGATCTCACATCGCACT GCAATCGAGGCGTTTGCGCTCATGGTGAAGACGACTGCGCAGACCCTGCAGGCGTTCGGCACGGAGCTCGCAGAGACGGAATTACCGAACGATGCAGAGGCCACAACCAACCTGCTGCACGTGCACATGCTAAAGAAAGACACGATGAAG GAGGATCTGCAGGTGGCGCTGTCTCAAGGTGGACGTCTGCTGGAGTGCATTAACGAGCCTCTGCAGACGGATCCTGACTACAGCATGACCTACGATGAGCTGGAGAACTTAGCTACTGTACAGAG ACTCCTGGGTCAACTTGATGAAACAGAGACGGCGTTTGACGACTTCTGGGAGCGCCACCGCACCAAGCTGGagcagtgtttacagctgcgACATTTTGAGCAGCACTTCCGTGAA GTGCGCAGCCAGCTTGACTCGACATCAGAGCGGTTATCCGGCTTCTCAGAGGTCAGCGTTAACCCCGCCCACGCCGAGCACGTCCTCCGAGAGCTCAGCGGACATGAGAGCAAAGCATGT GACGTCCTGGACTGCGCTCTGTCGCTGGCCAGTGAAGGTGACCGCCTTATAGAGAACTCTCACTACGCCGAAGACTCCATCAGGCCGAAGTGCAGCGAGCTGAGAGGAGTGTGTGAGGAGATCAGCTCTACGCTGAGGGGCAAGAAGAACATGTTGCTGCGAGCCATGGAGCTCCACCACGCTCTGGAGAAG GCGTCTCGGTGGTGTGAAGAGGGGATCTTCTTGCTGGCGAGCCAGCCGGTGGACCGCTGTCAGTCTCAGGACGGAGCTGAAGCAGCTCTGCAGGAACTGGAGCGATACCTGGACACGGCTCCTCTGCACACGCTCCTTGACCGTGGCGCCATCTGCTGTCAGTACGAGGCAGTGCTCACACCTCAGCTCAGG GACCAAGTAGAGAAAGTTTTCCAGAAGCAAACCTCTGTCCAGGAGATGTTTGAGAAGAGACGAGTCAGTTTGAAGAAACTCGCCGCCAAACAGACGAGACCGGTGCAGCCAGTCGCCCCCAGACCTGAAGTCAagtctcctctctcctctccca ATcaacagagaaaagagagaagataCTCTGCAGACAACGTCATCTGTAAGAAG GTGGAGTCTCCGGTGCAAAATGGTGGCACTAGACATGCGTCTCtgtcagaggaagaagaaaaccTGGCTGTACTCCGACG ccATGTGATGAATGAGCTGCTGGAGACGGAGAGGGCGTACGTGGAGGAGCTGCTCTGTGTACTGGAG GGCTACGCGGCAGAGATGGATAACCCCGCCATGGCTCACCTCATCCCAAACACGCTGATCAGCAAGAAGGACGTGCTGTTTGGAAACATGTCGGAAATTTACCAGTTTCATAAGAG gacatttctgaaggaGCTGGAAGCGTACACCGACTGCCCAGAGCTGGTGGGCCGCTGCTTTCTAGAGAGG ATGAAGGACCTGCAGATCTACGAGGCGTACTGTCAGAATAAACCTCGCTCTGAAAGCTTGTGGAGACAATGCTCCGACTGTGCCTTCTTCCAG GAGTGCCAGAAGAAGCTGGAACATAAACTTGGTCTGGACTCCTACCTCCTTAAACCTGTCCAGAGAATCACTAAGTACCAGCTTCTGCTCAAGGAGTTGCTGAAGTACAGTAAGGGCTGCGACGGCTGTGACGACCTGCAGGAGGCGCTCTCCTCCATCCTCGGGATCCTGAAAGCTGTTAACGACTCCATGCACCTTATCGCCATCACAGGATACGAG GGAAATCTGTCAGAGCTGGGTCGCCTGCTGATGCAAGGCTCCTTCAGCGTGTGGACGGAGCATAAAAAAGGGCACGCCAAGGTCAAAGACCTGGCTCGGTTTAAGCCCATGCAGAGGCACCTGTTCCTGCACGAGAAGGCCCTGCTCTTCtgtaagaggagggaggagaacGGGGAGGGATACGAGAAAGCTCCGTCCTACAGCTTCAAACACTCACTCAGC ATGAGCGCTGTGGGAATCACAGAGAACGCTAAAGGAGACAACAAGAAGTTTGAGATTTGGTGCAACTCCAGGGATGAAGTTTTTATAGTGCAG GCTCCTACACCGGAGATTAAAACTGCATGGGTGAACGAGATCCGGAAAGTTCTGACCCAGCAGCTCCAAGCCTGCAGAG ATGCAAGCCAGCAGAAGATCTCAGACGCCGTTTCTCCCAGTCCAACCAGCAACAACTCCTCCATCTCCCTCAG TCCCTTTCGTAGCAACGGTCAGAAGAACCAGAAGAaacaggaggagaagaaagtgGAGCCGAGCACCATCTCTGAGGTCAACTCCTCGCCCAAACACAAAG ATGAGCCGGTGACCAGCCCGACCACTGACAGGTCCTCAGTGGCTAAAAAGCGTTTTACTTTGCAGGGCTTCAGCAATCTCAAGAGTCCCAAAG
- the mcf2la gene encoding guanine nucleotide exchange factor DBS isoform X4 yields the protein MALNRVSQLCHDITRLWLQLKMITDDIVHREHGPLCAEIGSELQKQFAILPGGRGINGSPVMVFPEFPAFSELEEEEFQNVLSYLTSVPSVTASGEGFILVIDRRLDRWAAVRTTLLRIAGSFPGNLHLVLVLRPNTFLQRTLSDFLFKFNKDEFKMKVVMLSSVTELHAYIDPGQLTTELGGTQEYCHESWISHRTAIEAFALMVKTTAQTLQAFGTELAETELPNDAEATTNLLHVHMLKKDTMKEDLQVALSQGGRLLECINEPLQTDPDYSMTYDELENLATVQRLLGQLDETETAFDDFWERHRTKLEQCLQLRHFEQHFREVRSQLDSTSERLSGFSEVSVNPAHAEHVLRELSGHESKACDVLDCALSLASEGDRLIENSHYAEDSIRPKCSELRGVCEEISSTLRGKKNMLLRAMELHHALEKASRWCEEGIFLLASQPVDRCQSQDGAEAALQELERYLDTAPLHTLLDRGAICCQYEAVLTPQLRDQVEKVFQKQTSVQEMFEKRRVSLKKLAAKQTRPVQPVAPRPEVKSPLSSPNQQRKERRYSADNVICKKVESPVQNGGTRHASLSEEEENLAVLRRHVMNELLETERAYVEELLCVLEGYAAEMDNPAMAHLIPNTLISKKDVLFGNMSEIYQFHKRTFLKELEAYTDCPELVGRCFLERMKDLQIYEAYCQNKPRSESLWRQCSDCAFFQECQKKLEHKLGLDSYLLKPVQRITKYQLLLKELLKYSKGCDGCDDLQEALSSILGILKAVNDSMHLIAITGYEGNLSELGRLLMQGSFSVWTEHKKGHAKVKDLARFKPMQRHLFLHEKALLFCKRREENGEGYEKAPSYSFKHSLSMSAVGITENAKGDNKKFEIWCNSRDEVFIVQAPTPEIKTAWVNEIRKVLTQQLQACRDASQQKISDAVSPSPTSNNSSISLSPFRSNGQKNQKKQEEKKVEPSTISEVNSSPKHKDSAPHVTLSKVKWMSTSSLLQSKRRGTEPR from the exons ATGACATCGTGCACAGAGAACACGGCCCGCTGTGTGCCGAGATCGGCTCCGAGCTCCAGAAGCAGTTTGCCATCCTGCCAG GCGGCCGCGGGATAAATGGCAGCCCCGTCATGGTCTTCCCAGAATTCCCGGCCTTCAGCGagttggaggaggaggagttccAGAACGTGCTCAGCTACCTCACCAGCGTCCCGAG CGTTACAGCCTCAGGAGAGGGTTTCATCCTGGTCATCGACAGACGACTGGACCGATGGGCCGCCGTCAGGACTACCCTGCTCCGCATCGCT GGTTCATTTCCAGGGAACTTGCACTTGGTTCTGGTGTTACGTCCCAATACTTTTCTCCAGCGGACTCTGTCAGACTTCTTGTTCAAGTTCAACAAGGATGAGTTCAAAATGAAG GTGGTGATGCTGAGTTCGGTGACTGAGCTTCACGCTTATATCGACCCGGGACAGCTGACCACAGAGCTGGGAGGCACGCAGGAGTACTGCCATGAGAGCTGGATCTCACATCGCACT GCAATCGAGGCGTTTGCGCTCATGGTGAAGACGACTGCGCAGACCCTGCAGGCGTTCGGCACGGAGCTCGCAGAGACGGAATTACCGAACGATGCAGAGGCCACAACCAACCTGCTGCACGTGCACATGCTAAAGAAAGACACGATGAAG GAGGATCTGCAGGTGGCGCTGTCTCAAGGTGGACGTCTGCTGGAGTGCATTAACGAGCCTCTGCAGACGGATCCTGACTACAGCATGACCTACGATGAGCTGGAGAACTTAGCTACTGTACAGAG ACTCCTGGGTCAACTTGATGAAACAGAGACGGCGTTTGACGACTTCTGGGAGCGCCACCGCACCAAGCTGGagcagtgtttacagctgcgACATTTTGAGCAGCACTTCCGTGAA GTGCGCAGCCAGCTTGACTCGACATCAGAGCGGTTATCCGGCTTCTCAGAGGTCAGCGTTAACCCCGCCCACGCCGAGCACGTCCTCCGAGAGCTCAGCGGACATGAGAGCAAAGCATGT GACGTCCTGGACTGCGCTCTGTCGCTGGCCAGTGAAGGTGACCGCCTTATAGAGAACTCTCACTACGCCGAAGACTCCATCAGGCCGAAGTGCAGCGAGCTGAGAGGAGTGTGTGAGGAGATCAGCTCTACGCTGAGGGGCAAGAAGAACATGTTGCTGCGAGCCATGGAGCTCCACCACGCTCTGGAGAAG GCGTCTCGGTGGTGTGAAGAGGGGATCTTCTTGCTGGCGAGCCAGCCGGTGGACCGCTGTCAGTCTCAGGACGGAGCTGAAGCAGCTCTGCAGGAACTGGAGCGATACCTGGACACGGCTCCTCTGCACACGCTCCTTGACCGTGGCGCCATCTGCTGTCAGTACGAGGCAGTGCTCACACCTCAGCTCAGG GACCAAGTAGAGAAAGTTTTCCAGAAGCAAACCTCTGTCCAGGAGATGTTTGAGAAGAGACGAGTCAGTTTGAAGAAACTCGCCGCCAAACAGACGAGACCGGTGCAGCCAGTCGCCCCCAGACCTGAAGTCAagtctcctctctcctctccca ATcaacagagaaaagagagaagataCTCTGCAGACAACGTCATCTGTAAGAAG GTGGAGTCTCCGGTGCAAAATGGTGGCACTAGACATGCGTCTCtgtcagaggaagaagaaaaccTGGCTGTACTCCGACG ccATGTGATGAATGAGCTGCTGGAGACGGAGAGGGCGTACGTGGAGGAGCTGCTCTGTGTACTGGAG GGCTACGCGGCAGAGATGGATAACCCCGCCATGGCTCACCTCATCCCAAACACGCTGATCAGCAAGAAGGACGTGCTGTTTGGAAACATGTCGGAAATTTACCAGTTTCATAAGAG gacatttctgaaggaGCTGGAAGCGTACACCGACTGCCCAGAGCTGGTGGGCCGCTGCTTTCTAGAGAGG ATGAAGGACCTGCAGATCTACGAGGCGTACTGTCAGAATAAACCTCGCTCTGAAAGCTTGTGGAGACAATGCTCCGACTGTGCCTTCTTCCAG GAGTGCCAGAAGAAGCTGGAACATAAACTTGGTCTGGACTCCTACCTCCTTAAACCTGTCCAGAGAATCACTAAGTACCAGCTTCTGCTCAAGGAGTTGCTGAAGTACAGTAAGGGCTGCGACGGCTGTGACGACCTGCAGGAGGCGCTCTCCTCCATCCTCGGGATCCTGAAAGCTGTTAACGACTCCATGCACCTTATCGCCATCACAGGATACGAG GGAAATCTGTCAGAGCTGGGTCGCCTGCTGATGCAAGGCTCCTTCAGCGTGTGGACGGAGCATAAAAAAGGGCACGCCAAGGTCAAAGACCTGGCTCGGTTTAAGCCCATGCAGAGGCACCTGTTCCTGCACGAGAAGGCCCTGCTCTTCtgtaagaggagggaggagaacGGGGAGGGATACGAGAAAGCTCCGTCCTACAGCTTCAAACACTCACTCAGC ATGAGCGCTGTGGGAATCACAGAGAACGCTAAAGGAGACAACAAGAAGTTTGAGATTTGGTGCAACTCCAGGGATGAAGTTTTTATAGTGCAG GCTCCTACACCGGAGATTAAAACTGCATGGGTGAACGAGATCCGGAAAGTTCTGACCCAGCAGCTCCAAGCCTGCAGAG ATGCAAGCCAGCAGAAGATCTCAGACGCCGTTTCTCCCAGTCCAACCAGCAACAACTCCTCCATCTCCCTCAG TCCCTTTCGTAGCAACGGTCAGAAGAACCAGAAGAaacaggaggagaagaaagtgGAGCCGAGCACCATCTCTGAGGTCAACTCCTCGCCCAAACACAAAG